From Eriocheir sinensis breed Jianghai 21 chromosome 37, ASM2467909v1, whole genome shotgun sequence, one genomic window encodes:
- the LOC127008196 gene encoding uncharacterized protein LOC127008196 isoform X2 has protein sequence MKLHIAVKTVKQAIVKATLMGAVLGLGALLGGAAWKAATTASRVCEAVQAWEDKGLHATNVWWARELLARQGWLGPLRPSPPLDPLEACGLVPGEASACWWRLLLQPRRAGRLLACLEERVVEAEHDHEAFGARLCWGVILALVVPLGLVAARRLARRWVKGVNGHQESPSDDCFVDAPEADAGEALVEDWETPAADVDVTEEVWTTATEEFTEEECWATPAEYVEELMVKEEESKAADDDSVGAESTPTDLSPAADDCVECVEEQDPEEMNVLATAEKVECEEVKEEGGGEENTEQERTDSDADNKAADKAEEAADEPPVPGEFVQDKVVSEDPEGLAGEEPQRSTLWAEEAPMKKKRKRKRKNLGPADVLKASGDAHVQDEHKTDAKTDVKKKAAQKAETKGKAVPRAEVKGKAVPKAETKGKATPKGETKGKAVPRAEVKGKAVPKAETKGKAMTPADEKKTTEVKKNVTVKQVTRTKKKPAPAQPKAAPPSPPLHSVRQSWQEDVVTVRLPVPPARRRHVIGPRGDTVRQLRRDYPGVHVAVPLPKDADAHVTFRGPKSQAAAASQEVAARLQAIEAQIREAARIRQQAVATAVLDVAPNRRRLVVGPGGEELLKLQQQHPGVRVSVPPAIDTESRSVTITGPPAEVRAVQAKIKNRLAAIERQRQLLRARRRRRHQGAASASGASPAKGC, from the exons ATGAAACTCCACATCGCAGTGAAGACCGTCAAACAGGCCATCGTGAAGGCCACTCTCATGGGCGCCGTGCTGGGCCTTGGTGCCCTGCTCGGCGGCGCGGCGTGGAAGGCCGCGACCACCGCCTCGCGGGTGTGCGAGGCGGTGCAGGCGTGGGAGGACAAGGGCCTCCACGCCACCAACGTGTGGTGGGCGCGGGAGCTGCTGGCCCGCCAAGGGTGGCTCGGCCCCCTGCGCCCCAGTCCCCCTCTGGACCCCCTGGAGGCCTGTGGGCTGGTGCCGGGCGAGGCGTCGGCCTGCTGGTGGCGGCTGCTGCTGCAGCCCCGCCGGGCAGGGCGGCTCCTTGCCTGCCTGGAGGAGCGGGTGGTCGAGGCTGAACACGACCATGAGGCTTTCGGGGCCCGCCTGTGCTGGGGCGTGATCCTGGCGCTGGTGGTGCCTCTGGGCCTAGTGGCCGCGCGTCGCCTTGCCCGCCGCTGGGTGAAGGGGGTTAATGGGCATCAGGAAAGCCCAAGCGACGACTGTTTTGTGGATGCCCCTGAAGCCGATGCCGGCGAGGCACTGGTGGAAGATTGGGAAACCCCGGCAGCCGATGTGGATGTAACGGAGGAAGTTTGGACAACAGCGACAGAAGAGTTCACTGAAGAGGAATGCTGGGCAACCCCAGCAGAGTATGTGGAGGAgttgatggtgaaggaggaggagagcaaggcaGCAGATGATGATTCTGTAGGCGCAGAGTCTACACCTACAGACTTATCCCCTGCTGCAGACGACTGT GTGGAGTGTGTGGAGGAGCAAGATCCTGAGGAAATGAACGTGTTGGCCACCGCAGAGAAG GTGGAgtgtgaggaagtgaaggaagaaggcggTGGCGAAGAGAACACGGAGCAAGAAAGAACAGATAGTGATGCGGATAACAAGGCCGCTGATAAAGCAGAGGAAGCGGCCGACGAGCCGCCAGTTCCTGGCGAGTTTGTGCAGGACAAAGTGGTGAGCGAGGACCCCGAGGGTCTCGCGGGGGAAGAGCCGCAGAGAAGCACGCTCTGGGCGGAGGAGGCTcccatgaaaaagaaaaggaaaaggaagcgcAAGAACCTTGGCCCCGCCGATGTGCTGAAGGCATCTGGTGACGCACATGTCCAAGACGAACACAAGACGGATGCCAAGACTGACGTCAAGAAGAAGGCGGCGCAAAAGGCTGAGACCAAAGGAAAGGCGGTGCCAAGGGCTGAGGTCAAGGGAAAAGCGGTGCCAAAGGCTGAGACCAAAGGAAAGGCGACACCAAAGGGTGAGACCAAAGGAAAGGCGGTGCCAAGGGCTGAGGTCAAGGGAAAAGCGGTGCCAAAGGCTGAGACCAAAGGAAAG GCGATGACTCCTGCTGATGAGAAAAAGACCACAGAAGTGAAGAAGAATGTTACGGTGAAGCAGGTCACGCGGACGAAAAAGAAGCCTGCCCCGGCCCAGCCCAAGGCAGCCCCGCCCAGCCCGCCCCTCCACAGCGTGCGGCAGTCCTGGCAGGAGGACGTGGTGACGGTGCGGCTGCCGGTGCCGCCGGCCAGACGCAGGCACGTCATCGGCCCGCGCGGGGACACAGTCCGGCAGCTGCGGCGGGACTACCCCGGCGTGCACGTGGCGGTGCCGCTGCCGAAGGACGCCGACGCCCACGTGACCTTCAGGGGCCCCAAGAGCCAGGCAGCCGCCGCGTCGCAGGAAGTCGCCGCGCGCCTCCAGGCCATCGAGGCTCAGATACGCGAGGCTGCACGCATCCGCCAGCAGGCCGTGGCCACGGCGGTGCTGGACGTGGCGCCCAACAGGCGGCGCCTCGTGGTGGGCCCCGGGGGCGAGGAGCTCCTGAAGCTGCAGCAGCAGCACCCCGGCGTGAGGGTGTCCGTGCCGCCCGCCATCGACACGGAGTCTCGCAGCGTCACCATCACGGGGCCGCCCGCCGAGGTGCGCGCCGTCCAGGCCAAGATCAAGAACCGCCTGGCAGCGATCGAGCGGCAGCGGCAGCTCTTGAGGGCCCGCAGGCGGCGGCGACACCAAGGAGCGGCTTCGGCGTCAGGGGCTTCCCCGGCCAAGGGTTGCTAA
- the LOC127008196 gene encoding uncharacterized protein LOC127008196 isoform X1 has protein sequence MKLHIAVKTVKQAIVKATLMGAVLGLGALLGGAAWKAATTASRVCEAVQAWEDKGLHATNVWWARELLARQGWLGPLRPSPPLDPLEACGLVPGEASACWWRLLLQPRRAGRLLACLEERVVEAEHDHEAFGARLCWGVILALVVPLGLVAARRLARRWVKGVNGHQESPSDDCFVDAPEADAGEALVEDWETPAADVDVTEEVWTTATEEFTEEECWATPAEYVEELMVKEEESKAADDDSVGAESTPTDLSPAADDCVECVEEQDPEEMNVLATAEKVECEEVKEEGGGEENTEQERTDSDADNKAADKAEEAADEPPVPGEFVQDKVVSEDPEGLAGEEPQRSTLWAEEAPMKKKRKRKRKNLGPADVLKASGDAHVQDEHKTDAKTDVKKKAAQKAETKGKAVPRAEVKGKAVPKAETKGKATPKGETKGKAVPRAEVKGKAVPKAETKGKVAPKAETKGKAMTPADEKKTTEVKKNVTVKQVTRTKKKPAPAQPKAAPPSPPLHSVRQSWQEDVVTVRLPVPPARRRHVIGPRGDTVRQLRRDYPGVHVAVPLPKDADAHVTFRGPKSQAAAASQEVAARLQAIEAQIREAARIRQQAVATAVLDVAPNRRRLVVGPGGEELLKLQQQHPGVRVSVPPAIDTESRSVTITGPPAEVRAVQAKIKNRLAAIERQRQLLRARRRRRHQGAASASGASPAKGC, from the exons ATGAAACTCCACATCGCAGTGAAGACCGTCAAACAGGCCATCGTGAAGGCCACTCTCATGGGCGCCGTGCTGGGCCTTGGTGCCCTGCTCGGCGGCGCGGCGTGGAAGGCCGCGACCACCGCCTCGCGGGTGTGCGAGGCGGTGCAGGCGTGGGAGGACAAGGGCCTCCACGCCACCAACGTGTGGTGGGCGCGGGAGCTGCTGGCCCGCCAAGGGTGGCTCGGCCCCCTGCGCCCCAGTCCCCCTCTGGACCCCCTGGAGGCCTGTGGGCTGGTGCCGGGCGAGGCGTCGGCCTGCTGGTGGCGGCTGCTGCTGCAGCCCCGCCGGGCAGGGCGGCTCCTTGCCTGCCTGGAGGAGCGGGTGGTCGAGGCTGAACACGACCATGAGGCTTTCGGGGCCCGCCTGTGCTGGGGCGTGATCCTGGCGCTGGTGGTGCCTCTGGGCCTAGTGGCCGCGCGTCGCCTTGCCCGCCGCTGGGTGAAGGGGGTTAATGGGCATCAGGAAAGCCCAAGCGACGACTGTTTTGTGGATGCCCCTGAAGCCGATGCCGGCGAGGCACTGGTGGAAGATTGGGAAACCCCGGCAGCCGATGTGGATGTAACGGAGGAAGTTTGGACAACAGCGACAGAAGAGTTCACTGAAGAGGAATGCTGGGCAACCCCAGCAGAGTATGTGGAGGAgttgatggtgaaggaggaggagagcaaggcaGCAGATGATGATTCTGTAGGCGCAGAGTCTACACCTACAGACTTATCCCCTGCTGCAGACGACTGT GTGGAGTGTGTGGAGGAGCAAGATCCTGAGGAAATGAACGTGTTGGCCACCGCAGAGAAG GTGGAgtgtgaggaagtgaaggaagaaggcggTGGCGAAGAGAACACGGAGCAAGAAAGAACAGATAGTGATGCGGATAACAAGGCCGCTGATAAAGCAGAGGAAGCGGCCGACGAGCCGCCAGTTCCTGGCGAGTTTGTGCAGGACAAAGTGGTGAGCGAGGACCCCGAGGGTCTCGCGGGGGAAGAGCCGCAGAGAAGCACGCTCTGGGCGGAGGAGGCTcccatgaaaaagaaaaggaaaaggaagcgcAAGAACCTTGGCCCCGCCGATGTGCTGAAGGCATCTGGTGACGCACATGTCCAAGACGAACACAAGACGGATGCCAAGACTGACGTCAAGAAGAAGGCGGCGCAAAAGGCTGAGACCAAAGGAAAGGCGGTGCCAAGGGCTGAGGTCAAGGGAAAAGCGGTGCCAAAGGCTGAGACCAAAGGAAAGGCGACACCAAAGGGTGAGACCAAAGGAAAGGCGGTGCCAAGGGCTGAGGTCAAGGGAAAAGCGGTGCCAAAGGCTGAGACCAAAGGAAAGGTGGCGCCAAAGGCTGAGACCAAAGGAAAGGCGATGACTCCTGCTGATGAGAAAAAGACCACAGAAGTGAAGAAGAATGTTACGGTGAAGCAGGTCACGCGGACGAAAAAGAAGCCTGCCCCGGCCCAGCCCAAGGCAGCCCCGCCCAGCCCGCCCCTCCACAGCGTGCGGCAGTCCTGGCAGGAGGACGTGGTGACGGTGCGGCTGCCGGTGCCGCCGGCCAGACGCAGGCACGTCATCGGCCCGCGCGGGGACACAGTCCGGCAGCTGCGGCGGGACTACCCCGGCGTGCACGTGGCGGTGCCGCTGCCGAAGGACGCCGACGCCCACGTGACCTTCAGGGGCCCCAAGAGCCAGGCAGCCGCCGCGTCGCAGGAAGTCGCCGCGCGCCTCCAGGCCATCGAGGCTCAGATACGCGAGGCTGCACGCATCCGCCAGCAGGCCGTGGCCACGGCGGTGCTGGACGTGGCGCCCAACAGGCGGCGCCTCGTGGTGGGCCCCGGGGGCGAGGAGCTCCTGAAGCTGCAGCAGCAGCACCCCGGCGTGAGGGTGTCCGTGCCGCCCGCCATCGACACGGAGTCTCGCAGCGTCACCATCACGGGGCCGCCCGCCGAGGTGCGCGCCGTCCAGGCCAAGATCAAGAACCGCCTGGCAGCGATCGAGCGGCAGCGGCAGCTCTTGAGGGCCCGCAGGCGGCGGCGACACCAAGGAGCGGCTTCGGCGTCAGGGGCTTCCCCGGCCAAGGGTTGCTAA
- the LOC127008196 gene encoding uncharacterized protein LOC127008196 isoform X3, with protein sequence MKLHIAVKTVKQAIVKATLMGAVLGLGALLGGAAWKAATTASRVCEAVQAWEDKGLHATNVWWARELLARQGWLGPLRPSPPLDPLEACGLVPGEASACWWRLLLQPRRAGRLLACLEERVVEAEHDHEAFGARLCWGVILALVVPLGLVAARRLARRWVKGVNGHQESPSDDCFVDAPEADAGEALVEDWETPAADVDVTEEVWTTATEEFTEEECWATPAEYVEELMVKEEESKAADDDSVGAESTPTDLSPAADDCVECVEEQDPEEMNVLATAEKVECEEVKEEGGGEENTEQERTDSDADNKAADKAEEAADEPPVPGEFVQDKVVSEDPEGLAGEEPQRSTLWAEEAPMKKKRKRKRKNLGPADVLKASGDAHVQDEHKTDAKTDVKKKAAQKAETKGKAVPRAEVKGKAVPKAETKGKVAPKAETKGKAMTPADEKKTTEVKKNVTVKQVTRTKKKPAPAQPKAAPPSPPLHSVRQSWQEDVVTVRLPVPPARRRHVIGPRGDTVRQLRRDYPGVHVAVPLPKDADAHVTFRGPKSQAAAASQEVAARLQAIEAQIREAARIRQQAVATAVLDVAPNRRRLVVGPGGEELLKLQQQHPGVRVSVPPAIDTESRSVTITGPPAEVRAVQAKIKNRLAAIERQRQLLRARRRRRHQGAASASGASPAKGC encoded by the exons ATGAAACTCCACATCGCAGTGAAGACCGTCAAACAGGCCATCGTGAAGGCCACTCTCATGGGCGCCGTGCTGGGCCTTGGTGCCCTGCTCGGCGGCGCGGCGTGGAAGGCCGCGACCACCGCCTCGCGGGTGTGCGAGGCGGTGCAGGCGTGGGAGGACAAGGGCCTCCACGCCACCAACGTGTGGTGGGCGCGGGAGCTGCTGGCCCGCCAAGGGTGGCTCGGCCCCCTGCGCCCCAGTCCCCCTCTGGACCCCCTGGAGGCCTGTGGGCTGGTGCCGGGCGAGGCGTCGGCCTGCTGGTGGCGGCTGCTGCTGCAGCCCCGCCGGGCAGGGCGGCTCCTTGCCTGCCTGGAGGAGCGGGTGGTCGAGGCTGAACACGACCATGAGGCTTTCGGGGCCCGCCTGTGCTGGGGCGTGATCCTGGCGCTGGTGGTGCCTCTGGGCCTAGTGGCCGCGCGTCGCCTTGCCCGCCGCTGGGTGAAGGGGGTTAATGGGCATCAGGAAAGCCCAAGCGACGACTGTTTTGTGGATGCCCCTGAAGCCGATGCCGGCGAGGCACTGGTGGAAGATTGGGAAACCCCGGCAGCCGATGTGGATGTAACGGAGGAAGTTTGGACAACAGCGACAGAAGAGTTCACTGAAGAGGAATGCTGGGCAACCCCAGCAGAGTATGTGGAGGAgttgatggtgaaggaggaggagagcaaggcaGCAGATGATGATTCTGTAGGCGCAGAGTCTACACCTACAGACTTATCCCCTGCTGCAGACGACTGT GTGGAGTGTGTGGAGGAGCAAGATCCTGAGGAAATGAACGTGTTGGCCACCGCAGAGAAG GTGGAgtgtgaggaagtgaaggaagaaggcggTGGCGAAGAGAACACGGAGCAAGAAAGAACAGATAGTGATGCGGATAACAAGGCCGCTGATAAAGCAGAGGAAGCGGCCGACGAGCCGCCAGTTCCTGGCGAGTTTGTGCAGGACAAAGTGGTGAGCGAGGACCCCGAGGGTCTCGCGGGGGAAGAGCCGCAGAGAAGCACGCTCTGGGCGGAGGAGGCTcccatgaaaaagaaaaggaaaaggaagcgcAAGAACCTTGGCCCCGCCGATGTGCTGAAGGCATCTGGTGACGCACATGTCCAAGACGAACACAAGACGGATGCCAAGACTGACGTCAAGAAGAAGGCGGCGCAAAAGGCTGAGACCAAAGGAAAGGCGGTGCCAAGGGCTGAG GTCAAGGGAAAAGCGGTGCCAAAGGCTGAGACCAAAGGAAAGGTGGCGCCAAAGGCTGAGACCAAAGGAAAGGCGATGACTCCTGCTGATGAGAAAAAGACCACAGAAGTGAAGAAGAATGTTACGGTGAAGCAGGTCACGCGGACGAAAAAGAAGCCTGCCCCGGCCCAGCCCAAGGCAGCCCCGCCCAGCCCGCCCCTCCACAGCGTGCGGCAGTCCTGGCAGGAGGACGTGGTGACGGTGCGGCTGCCGGTGCCGCCGGCCAGACGCAGGCACGTCATCGGCCCGCGCGGGGACACAGTCCGGCAGCTGCGGCGGGACTACCCCGGCGTGCACGTGGCGGTGCCGCTGCCGAAGGACGCCGACGCCCACGTGACCTTCAGGGGCCCCAAGAGCCAGGCAGCCGCCGCGTCGCAGGAAGTCGCCGCGCGCCTCCAGGCCATCGAGGCTCAGATACGCGAGGCTGCACGCATCCGCCAGCAGGCCGTGGCCACGGCGGTGCTGGACGTGGCGCCCAACAGGCGGCGCCTCGTGGTGGGCCCCGGGGGCGAGGAGCTCCTGAAGCTGCAGCAGCAGCACCCCGGCGTGAGGGTGTCCGTGCCGCCCGCCATCGACACGGAGTCTCGCAGCGTCACCATCACGGGGCCGCCCGCCGAGGTGCGCGCCGTCCAGGCCAAGATCAAGAACCGCCTGGCAGCGATCGAGCGGCAGCGGCAGCTCTTGAGGGCCCGCAGGCGGCGGCGACACCAAGGAGCGGCTTCGGCGTCAGGGGCTTCCCCGGCCAAGGGTTGCTAA